Genomic window (Maylandia zebra isolate NMK-2024a linkage group LG11, Mzebra_GT3a, whole genome shotgun sequence):
AGTCAGTAGAGATACAATGTAAGCACATCACGTAAAACAAACATCTTAAAAATATTGGTTTTAttttagaaggaaaacaaaaagttatgagTCCATGGACCGGGTCATGATCTCACAGTCTGGCCTTGAGGCCACACACAAACTGGAAACTATCTGAGGCccagtttcttcttctctttgtgtttcttgCGAACCACTTCAATGTTGCGGTCCTTCCACATGCTCTTCCTCAGTTTGATGGGACGGCTACCAACGTACTTCCCTGGACAAACAGAGGGAAAGAAGTGTAAGAGTGCCAGGATGGTACCAAATGCCCTGTAACAACAGCTGTAGCGGGAGCCTGTGTGAGACTCACCGTTCATCTCTCTCATGGCTCTCACGTAGTCATTTGGATCCTTGAAGCTCACAAAACCGTAGCCTTTGGTTTTTCCAGTCcgtttgtccctgaccacctgCTGACACACAGTAAtgattagagcagggcgatgtGACCCAAAATacttatcacgatatacatttgaaaatttgtgataacgatataagtgacgatataattgacacaaaatactttacaactcaactttattagtgcaaaaaaacccatcaatgtattttcactgaaacaagcagctgtttgtgcattaaagttatataaaaatgtaacagtgcaaatgcaagtTCCTgtctgacagtttaaccaaaaggctccgacaatccatcaagcggtgcggcttcgtagctcagcaaagtcgtactgaaacatctgacagactttcgagcgccgtgcacataaaatggtttcgaggtcagtaaacacaaccagagttcatacataaggcacacggggttataaggggctctgtcgattttcagaaaaatcaaaggattgattttaagtgcgccgtattttccaaacaacgcggtaataacgacggcccgctagcatgcgctaccaaaaatagtgctttgttgtgtatctgacggacgaaagctaaaccagttccacaccagtgaagctgcagcatttttacaaaccagttctggttcatggattcattcaacgatccgctttcgacCTCATTCGCcaccatgctttttccgccatgtgcgtatgaaaacaaaggcactgcgcgttttacccatattctatcgccatatttcattttcttatcgttgcccaacattataccggtattaccgtgaacggtatgatatggcccagccctagtaatgacttcatgttACCCACCAACTGGTGACACGAGACACTTCCACAGAGAAGTTGTATTTTTAACAGTACTTTATACCCAACGCACCCTAATATTTGCTAATTAAATAACATGCCTTTGGGCTGTGGGAGGAAACAGCATACTCCGAGCGAGCAGGTGCAGCCACTCCTTGCACCAACAGCAGGAGTTTGTTGCAGATGACAGTAAAATATTTTGGGGTTCTGCAAACTCCTCGCAGAATCCCAGTCAGAGGTCAAACCAGTGCACCTGCCCTGAAAATCCACTGGTTGCCAGATCAGTGGTTTCCCCTGAGAAAACCTTGAGTTCAGGTTTTTGTTACATTTGAggcacaaacaacaaacatgaaGGTTTTTACTGCCTCTTGAACAGCGTTCCTTTAATATAAGCTGCCATAAAGGCTCTTTCATGGAGGACGACATGAACCGTTTACAGCTTGAAGCTGAGGAGTCTCCAACTCTGCTTTCATCTGTTACCAGATATTAATAAATCCAGATGGAAGACATTGTTTACCTACAGCGTATGTGTTAAATGTTCAGGGAATTGATATCCTATCCAACTGAATTTGACAGCATATGATTTCATTTGAGTGTCTTGACTAAAATCTAATTTAGCTTCAATCATAATTTAGAAACGTAcatttatgtagttttagtcgACTAAATGTAGTTGATGAAATCTGAAGCTTACtcagttgtttgtgtttttactggTCAGAGTAGCTCCACAGTTTACAGAGCTTCTCGTTTTCCTTCACCTGAGGCGTCTCCGCTCGTCTCTTCCTTCCAAGCACTTTGCTGCTTATTTCTCATGAAACATACAACTAAATGTCAGAGGTCACCGCCCACACAGGATTACTTCTGACTGAATCATTTCCATATTCGTCATGTTCTACACAAATTGTTCTAATTTGATCTCATCTATCCATAACATTTTAATCTTATTTTAAAAGCGTGTCATTCATTTTTAACTCAGTTATCGTCTTTTTgttaggagaagaagaaaaaagaaagacgaACAGACAAATGACCCGACCTTAGCTTTGAGGAAAGATGGGTATCTGCTGAAGGCTCTGGCCAGTATGTCATCATTAACCTCGTTACCAAGATCACCACAGAAAATACGGAAGTCATCTGCAACATGGAGACAATTCTGCTGATGTTACACATGAAAAACTAAAATCACCATGGCTACTGAAAcacacctttttttaaatgcatttacttTAGCTGCATTCAACTGATGGAAGAACATCACTCAACTGAAAAAACCAACAATGACACTGAGCTGTCTCTGTTCTGTTATTACTGTTAGTGAAGTTGGTGGAGCTGCACCTGATTCCCATTCCAGCAGACTCTGGTCCTCCCAGGTCGTCCCTGCAGCTGTGCGGATACACTTCTTCACCTTCTCCGATTTTGCCCTTTTTTTGTCTTCAGTAGTAGTTTCCacatgctgacacacacacacacacacacacacagtttaactTTGGGTAGAAACTGCTGTTGTCAAGCATCATCTGGACAACAGTCAGCAGCATTAAAGATGATATATTCTAATAATCTGATATGCTGCTGATGAACCACagtcaacaaaaataaaaaaaatcgttaaatattttactttacATTTAATAATATATGAAAGTTTACCTTTTTGAATACAATTATTAAAAAGAAGACATTTACTTTTCCACACTATCCAGTCTGAGACGAGCACTCAGTCATCACTGTTAATGCAGCGGCAGCTCCAGAGGGCCATAACAACAAACTAATGCTGTGCTATGTGGGTAGCTAGCGTTATCGCTAACAGCAAAGCATGGTCCTGTTAAAGAACAGCTTGTATCCAGGTGTTTTGaacatttgttttgctttgataATTAGCAAATATTTGACTTCTACTTCTGTAATATTCAAAATATTTTCATTGAAATGTACTCTGTATGCATTTTGATTTTAAATACTTACCTTATAAacattgttttatattgtttacCATTCTATGTTAATTGTTTATCATTTGTAACAGCACCTAAAACACTAAAATGTAAACTTAAACAAAAGAAATTCCCAAATCTGTGACAGATACTGATTTACACATTatttcatataaataaatatctcaTTTGTAAATGTGCAAACTCATAAATGTCCCCACATATTGGTTGGGTCACGATGTTAGATGTTGAAGGCAATTAGCTGTAGAATAATATTTATAATTCTACGCCCACAGCACTAAACGTAGAAGTTTTCCATTCACcagtattttaaaaatgcatataaCCCCTGAAACGGCGGCACGTGCAGTGTTACTGCCAGCACGTCGCCTGCTACATGGCTTCACAGTCTAAATATTTACGGGCTCTCGCTCCTCGTTACAAAGTAAAGAGCAAAGTGTTTTGCAGAAATCCACCTCAGTTTGGGGGGGTTCAGGCTCCGGCATACTAGGTCCAATCACCGTGCCGCTGTCCTCGCTCTCCTTCTTGCTGAGCAGACCTGCAGCCATCACTGCAGCCTGCTGCTCGGCCACCCGCGCTGCCAGTTCTTCCTGCAACACCCAGATCACAAGGCCTCAGAAACTACAAGTTCTGTACATCTGAAAGAATCCAGCGTAAAACAAATGTGTGCGTCATGCACGGATCAAAATACCATTCGGGCCTGTCTCTGAGCGTGAACTTCATTTCTTTTTAGTCCAACATGGGCAGGAGGAGCAACGTACACAGTTGGTGCTGCCTGGATGATTGACGGTGTTGGTTTGACAGGAAGTGGGGCTACTTGTCGCGTAGATGGGCCTGACACCATCGAAACCATATCACCAACCTGAAAGAGACAAATTTGGACGAGAGGGTTCGAGGTGGCGCTCGTCCATTTTACATGATCTCAGTAAGACATGAAGCAGTCTGCACACAGACTCGTGTTTGTGAACCTGAGGTGGAGCAGCCATGGGCTGAGATGGTCCCTGAGGCATTGGGCCCTGCAGGGAAGGAGGGAGCATCAtgggtggaggtggaggaggtcgTGGCAAAGGAGGTGCTACTGGAGGACCACGCATCATCTGTAGCCTCGGACCACCTGACAACACAGAGTCCAACCCACAATCCATGTTCAGCTGGGACAAACTTCATCTACACTGGTTTATGAAACCATTTCAATGCTTCGCAACACTCTGCAAACCCATCTGACTGGTTTGTGTCTTAGAGTGTTTTCAGCAGATTCCTTTAAACTCCGTCTTCAGCTGGAGTTTGAGTGATCAGCCTGTGCTGTATCAACACCCTGTCCTGAAACACGGACCATCAAGTCTGCATGTTGTTTGCTCCAAATAAGGCAGATTTCATACACTATATGCTACATGTAATGTTCAGACACACCCACAAGGCAAAAACACCAAGTCTTCAAAAATTACCTGGTCTTTGCAGAATATGTGGAACAAAAGCCGGTCTCATCATGGGAGGAGGAGGTCGTACTGGAGGAACTGACACAGAGAGAGCAGGAGTGAGCGCAGCGTGGCGGCATCTGAAATACTGCTTAAGCCTCTAAACTTTGGTCAGTCATAAATGAATCTTAGCACCACAACATGCATCAAaaacaatcagaatactttattgatccctcggggaaattattttggttACAGTGCTCCAGTACTTTTTTTGAGGAAACAGCTGATATCGTTATCCATTCCAGCTACAGCTTTCATCAGCTTTGGTTTCCATCCAAATATTTTGAAACACAAACGCAAGCAGCCGGACCGAACCACGAGCAGCAGATCTAACTGTCAGCGTGCTTCCAGGTGAGGAAGAGTTTTACTGGATGGTGACACTCTTGCCATGTGAGCATTTGTCTTTACCTGGTCCCACAAAGGCTTGTGGTGGAGGTCCAACAAAAGTTGCAGCTCTGGCTTCTAATGTCTGCTGGACCTGAGAAAGACCACGGAGTGTGTGAGCGAGAGAGGGTGCTGTTGTTATTAATCACATCGAGACCAATCCTTTTATAACACACAAACCTGTCTGTAGGTGTTGGTTCCTATAATGGGTCGCACCACTGGAACTGTTGGGACAGCCAGAGCTACAGGTACTGCCTCCATGACAGGTGGACTTCCTGATACTGGTACTGGCCCACCGAGAACCTCCTGCTCAAAGCTAGAGAAGCAGAGTGATGTTTGTATTAGAtttcatttttgacattttttcctcctccaaACACTCAATTTCggtctcatctgaccacaaCACTTTCGCCCAATCGTCCTCTGAGATTGAGACGCTCAGTGCCAAACTTCAAACAGGCCTGTACGGCGGCTTTCCTGAGCAGAGAGACCCTGCGAGCAGGATGCTATGCTCGCAGCTGCTCGGTGATGGTCCTGTAGCCTACTCCTATTCCTTGAGTGTCCACAATCTTCACCCTGACATCCTTGGAAACGTTTTGGTCTTAGCCATGGTGCAGAGTTTGGAATCTGGACAGACTGATTGCGTCTCTGGACGGCTCTCTTTTATGCAGGTAACGAGCCGAGAAGGCTCCTAATGTCAGCTCGTTACCTGCATAAAATACACCTGGGAGGCAGAAATCTTGCTGATTGACAGGggatcaaatatttattttattcatcaaAATACTAATTTATTTGTAACTTTTTTGAAATGCATTGTTTAGATTATTGTTGTCTCTCACTGTTCAAATAAACCGACACTAAAATTATACTCTGATCATTTCTTTGTtagtgagcaaacttacaaaatCAGCTGGGGTTCAAATAATGTTTCCCTGACTGCATCTACACAAAGCTGTGGAAATAAACTGGAATAGAAGTCAGGAAACATCCTGCGTGACAGTGAAGAGCAAAGGGAGTAATCTGTGGCTCACAGATAAACTAGTAAAGAGAAAGGGCAGCAGCTCTAAGTGCAAGTACCGTTTTGTTAGGTACAAGTGTTCACCTGCTTTTTAATACAATTATCTACTCAATACATTTAGTTTTGTCGAGACTATCAAGATGACTGCTGATGTTCAAAGCAAACACCGGAATGAGGAAAACTGGAGATTTCACCGAGTTTGAATGTGGCTGGATGCTGATGTCAgctgggattttcctgcacagCTGCCTGAGCGGTTACCTGCACGCTGCACGCATCTGTGTCTCTTCAAACTGGGATCTGTTGCTTGTTAGGCAAATGGGCACCACAGCACTAGTTTAATGTTGTTATTGTGACATTTAAAGTGAAGTGTTTTGACTGAATACTGTCTCAGTGAAGCACCTTGCTAACACAGAAAGGCCAGAGGAACACACTCGTGCATCCTCGCGTCGACATGCAAACAGTCACATGAAAAACCTGCGACGTAATCGGAGAGGTGCTGGTACAGCTCTGCGGTGTGTGCAGTGAGGATGCTTCGTACTCACAGCGCCATCTCAGCCTCCATCTCCTTCAGACGCTCCTCGCCGGACTTGAGCGCCATGCTGTGGGAAAAACAGCCAACATGAGCTCAACGCTACAACAGCTGCATTCAGAAAAGCGCCTCCGTCTGCACACGGCTGGCCGCTGTAAGCCTTACCTTCAGCTGGAGTTTGTACGCTGCCTACGTTCACCGACTGGGCTACAAGCTAACAAGTAATGTTTAGCTCGTTAGGCTCGAGCTAAACCAGCAACGAGCCCGTTTCTGCTGCTGTTCTCAGCCCACTCACTAACCCACCAACCCACTTCCACGCTAACAGTACTAACTAACTAAAGAGGAATGGGATTATGCACTAACAAATACACATTCACGGGCTACTGAGCCACCGTCCTAACGTTCTTCTGCTTTACCTTCTTCGTCTTCTTGATGTTTGTTAGCGATTGACAAACAAAACGGTGCATTAGCGCCACCAACTGGTAGGGCGTGTGAATGACGTCGCTCCAAAAACCGAAACAAACGAGTCTTAAATAACTTTAGGTCAGCTTTCGTTCTTCTAACCCTGCTCTCAGCTTCATAGTGTAGTGCAGCTTGCTCTATGGTTTCCTGTCCGGTACAGCACTCACATTTGTCTGAATCACGTTTGGCTGCTATGAATAATGTTTAAAACTGTGTGATATAAATTGTGATATGACTGTCTCCTCTCTCCTGTTCCTTCCTGTGCTTCTCATTCTCCAGTTTTCCTTTGGCATTTGGAAATCTGGTGTCCTCTCCTTTCTTCGTCTCATGTTTCCTATAAAATAATATCCTATTATATGAACCTGTAGTTTTTAAACAAAGGTCAGACAGAAATCTTGTGTGagatataattacatttttttagttTACTCTCAAAGCTGTTCCAGTTAAATTAAGTCGAAATTagacttttgatttttttaatacagcacaataataaaataactaaGTTGCTTAGACTACCCTCCACAAATCCCCAACTTTCTGTGGtgggagggtgtgtgtgttccagTGATCCCAGGGTCTATGTTATCTGATGGGTTCTCATAGGGATGAGTGCCTTGGGTGGGGACTGATCACTGATCCGATGGGTAGTGGGTTGATGGCAAGAGAGGacactggacagacctggtatagtgagggtgtgctAGGAGCACCTGGCAGAGTTCAGTTGTGCATTTAAGTTCCTTTCCTTAATATTTAGAGAATTGGAAGAACTGTTATTTTTGCCACCATTTCATTGTTTTGGGGTCAGGTCTGTCAGTGAGGAACCTTCTTCAATCTATTGGAACGAACCCTAGATCTGGATTTAAATGCAAGCAGGTGAAGAAATTATgggatatataaataaaactgaactgaattgaatctaATAACTGCTGAACCATCCATTGGAAAAAACATTAGAAAATTCTAATGTATTGGAGCATCTACTGTCTACTTTATTACACATGTCTGTTCTACTATAAACGACTTATATCAAGTCAAACAAAATAAGGCTCAgagatgtttgtcttttgtttttaagctGGGCTTGatagctgtaaaaaaaaagttgactGTCACTGGAAACTTCAGTTGCTCACTGGCAGCAGTGGGCAGCGTTTATTGATTTTGCTTATCTTGAACTGCCTGCAGCTCAAACCCATGGAGCTAAAACAGACGCAGTGAAACTTTGGGCCCGAGCTGGGGACAACAGTGCTCCCACATCTTTTGCTCTGGGCTGTTTACCTcccccttctttctttttctcatgcTTCCTTTCAgagcagctttttccttttctctctggTCTTTGAAgttgtctttctttctgttgttgATTGCttaccttttattttatttttgataatAGTGAttatatgtttgtgtttgtctaaaaacaataaaagtttgataaaaaaaaaaaccctcttgtGACCTCAGTCCTGCATACGGTTGAATCTCAGGTTAACATTGTGGCAGCAGCAGAGTAAACAGAAGGAACAAAGTCAGGTTTTCCAAAAACTAGTGTGACTGAGTACTGGTGTGATTAAAGCCAAGCTTTGGAAATGCATGCACTTTTTGTCCAGACAGCAGAGGTATATTGTAGTAGCCTCAAGATTCTGTGCAGCTTATATGGATATCAATACAATAAATTCGTTTAAACTGACAGTTATATCATTAGCATTAAACTGGTATTTAAATGAAACATCAGCGCACTTCACACCCTGTTGTAGTGTGAAAAGTACAGAAAGACCTTGATTGGGCTTCTTGTCACTGGTTGACAATGACTGAAAACCCGctgaaaactacaaaaatggCTGTAACCTTGACCTCGCTGAAGTGAAGGTCCGTTAGGAGTCACTGTAAGTTTGAAAGTACACAGACCAGTGTAATGGCGTGAGCCCATCAGAGATCTGGTGGGTATGAAAGGTTCCACGGGTGATCCTCCAGCATGAGTGAGATCCACAAACAGACTGGGCTTTTGATTCAACgtgatcagtgtggaaagtGTTCGTAGGGCTCAATACAAAAAGCAGTTTTCACAGACTTCTACAGGACCGGAAGTCTCTTTGCGGTCTTCTTTTGGTAGAGCGCAGGTTGAAGGCACTTTTGCTTTACCTTCACTTTTCCCACCCTCGTCTGTCTTAATCCGTTTCCACGTGACAAGGCGTCATGAAAGTGGGCGGCCCTGATGGTGCTGCTCAGCCCCCCCGCCGCGACCTTCACCCACATCTCCCGTGTTTGCAGCTCGCTGTCTCGGTGTTCAGCAGCAGGAATCATGCTTCGCGCTGTGCTTTTTCGGAGCCTTCCAACACTAAGACGACTGCCGGTCTGTCACTACTCTGCAGCCGCCATCCCAGCACCCAGCACCCAGCCGGAGGTCCACTACAACAAGGTAGAGTCGCTCCAGCGGTTGTTACTGCGCTGACGAGATGTTGGATGTTAGCCAACTGCGTAATCAACAAGTGCGCGCAGCGTGACAGGAGCGCTATTAAAGCGCTATAAAGTGTATAAACTGCGCGGTGCTGTGCTTCCAGCACTCTGCATGCAGAGC
Coding sequences:
- the rbm42 gene encoding RNA-binding protein 42, encoding MALKSGEERLKEMEAEMALFEQEVLGGPVPVSGSPPVMEAVPVALAVPTVPVVRPIIGTNTYRQVQQTLEARAATFVGPPPQAFVGPVPPVRPPPPMMRPAFVPHILQRPGGPRLQMMRGPPVAPPLPRPPPPPPMMLPPSLQGPMPQGPSQPMAAPPQVGDMVSMVSGPSTRQVAPLPVKPTPSIIQAAPTVYVAPPAHVGLKRNEVHAQRQARMEELAARVAEQQAAVMAAGLLSKKESEDSGTVIGPSMPEPEPPQTEHVETTTEDKKRAKSEKVKKCIRTAAGTTWEDQSLLEWESDDFRIFCGDLGNEVNDDILARAFSRYPSFLKAKVVRDKRTGKTKGYGFVSFKDPNDYVRAMREMNGKYVGSRPIKLRKSMWKDRNIEVVRKKHKEKKKLGLR